The DNA window TTGCGAACAGGAgaacggcttctcccccgtgtgaattctcctATGTCTGACAAGATGTGACTGCACCGTAAACGTTTTCCCGCATTCTGAGCATgcaaatggcttctcccccgtgtgaattctctcgtGTGTGACAAGGTCCATTTTCATGGTGAAACCTTTCCCACAGACTGAACATcgaaatggcttctctcccgtgtgagttctctgatgtctgATAAGACCTATCTTTTGCTTAAAGCTCTTGTCACATTCTGTGCATGAGTACGGCCGCTCTCCTGTGTGATTTCTACTATGTGAGGACAAACTTGATTTCAGGGTAAAAGACTTgccgcattctgaacatgaatatggcttctctcctgtgtggcatCTCAGATGTTCCATGAGATGTGTTTTATTACTAAGATgcttcccacattcagaacatgaatatggcttctctcctgtgtggcatCTCAGATGTTCCATGAGATGTGTTTTATTACTAAGATgcttcccacattcagaacatgaaaatATCTTCTTCCCCTTGTGACCTTTTTGATTTTTACtgcccttttttgtttttttggcttgtggaatatttttcaaggaaTCTGAAGATTGTGCTTTTTCAGGAGGATCAGACGGCAGGTCTTTGTGGGGAGAAGTTGCGGGTATCTCTGGGGTAACGTTGCGCTCTACATATGGATCTTGCTTGAAATCACAGTCTTCAACTTTAACATCTGAAGATATCTGTTGTCCCTCCGAGCTCCTGTGACAGAAATCTGACAAATAaagtcattttattattttaaatattaaagtggttttgcagctaaaaatattgatgacctatcctaaagcgcaggggtctgacatccagcacCCCTATCGATCTGTTCTCTacaactgatacacagagaatggaacaggaagcagatagcgctgttctaTATGTAATGGCAGAACGGAGTCATTGCAGTTTAGTTTctcatcagtatcagataggtTGGGATCTGACATccagaccctgcactgatcagctgtttcagcgGCCGGCAGCAGCTCTGCGGGGTTGCAGTTCCCTGGTGCAACACTGTATGgagcactgtacactgtatatagcttccTACCCTGTGCACTGTAGTGGTGGCGATGTAGAACCAGTCATATACTTTTGGCAACTGCTGATCAGTGCACAGTCCTGGTGTCAGACTCCgactatcctgtggacaggtcattAGTAACAAACCTTCGTGAGGCTCGGACAAGCCCCTGTAAGTTGTATTTTCACATCCCTACTTTAAAGGCCCAGTGCGTGTTATTACCTATAACATTATCCCATTTTCAGACAAATTGAAAGAACTTTCacaacctccaacaagtccagctctttacatgatTAATAcccgcccctccactgattctggcacaactggaattttttctctctcGCCCCCACCCGTcctaagcaatcagtgctgttagtttttgtgcctgatctgctattcagtctctgtactgtcaggagggttggggtcaggcaggaacagacaaagGAATgttactctgagctctgacactggctgcttctgattggagctctgaatcacgcccgctgcctgacaccgcctacatgacagtacagagcataaatagcacatccggcatcaaaactaactgcacttgttactcagaaatggtgggggctagagggaaaattccaactgagcttGAATCAGTGAAGCGATGGCTATTAACAAATGGTAAGATCTAGAATTTGTGCAGGTGGTGAAAGCTCATCCTAAATCTGCATTTCAGCTAAAAgggaaatatacataaaaaagtgCAGCAGGTGAAGTAGCAGGAAGGGTTTTCTGCTCACCTGTATATACGTCGTCTTTACACTCCTCATCTTCACTCACATCTGTTGCCGATTCTTCTTTTACCACCAGGTTCGTCAGATCGTTACTGTTCAGCTCTATATCCTGAGAAATAAATCAGGTGAAGTTGGTGGAAAAATCACCGGGAGAGTTTTACATAACCCAAAAAGATAATTAAAGGTATTGTCCAAGACCGACCGgagagatcatcaatatcagatcgatgGGACATCCAGACCCCTCACTGACCAACGGATTTGacaccagaagctgtatacaaggTAATGTAATGGGAGTGGAGCGGCAGTTCTCTAGATCCACCACGTACatctctgcacactgtatacagcttgtaGCTATGTATACAAAACTGAACACagggcattaaccccttaattTACTGAACATCGCTCAGCTCAGTACCATTTCTGACCTgtaatgtcacggacacagacgCTATGCCAGTGACATTACTCCCAGCACCTGGCTGTGTTACACAGCCGAGAGCCGGGACAAGCGACCCCATTAACCTCTGGTCGGAGCTCCGCTCAGATCGGTGGTTTTTACCCCTTTGGATGATGCAGACAAATATGtctgtggcatccaaggggttacgcAATATACATGACCCCCATGGCATCCCCTGCGgcaagatcggggggtgccctgatgcATTCTgtgcagcccggggtctggccagtgaccccaggtttCTAGATGCCCataatacctggttgatcctgccgtgatgcaggaagtcagcctatgctgAAAATAtaaaagtgtgtgaaataaataaataaaaataaagccccaaaattcccttttcctatatcaaatgagttataaaaaaaaaaaaacctaaaaattaataaaaacaatgcaggtATTGGCGTGTCCgcaacaacctgtacaataaaactaaaacattatttcacctatacgataaacgtcggaaaaaaaactgaaaaaaaacaccagaagtaataattttttgccatttcaccttacaaaatatgatataaaaagtgatcaaaaagtcaaatgtaccccaaaacagtatcaataaaaagcacaggttgtctgaTACTGAGCCCTCAGtatcagggtacagaccagttttaCAGCTAACACCAGTGCTTGATTTCcgttttctgtctgcagaagacggaatcctgacagaccgtgtccagccgtgagcgccggtgagcgttttgtgctctccgcggtgaaaccgttttttttttttttaccggattttgtccgactttgtgtccggttaaaaaaaaaaaaaaaaaaactgtttagtcgcggggagcacaaaacgctcactggcgctcacagccggacactttccgtttgaaaaatgactgcaggttttggaaacctgcataacagagacccagggcgctgatgtgaacgagcccttacaagggAACCAGTAGTGacccccccagagtgaccccccaaTAATAGGAGCTATTGaggaaatagtagggaatttggtgtttgcaatgtacacTGTACTGCTTATATATTCATTCATCACCATCccctgtgcattcacgtctgagatactaatgctcactactccCCTTGATAagttcttttaggggtgcagtttttaaaatggggtcactctctaGAGGAATCTACTTTTCTGACATCTTAAagactctgcaaacatgacatggtgtccaagtACCAAACATCGGAATTTGTATTCCAAAattcgcatagcgctccttcccttctgcgccctgctgtgtgcccaaactgcagtttatgccacatgtatgacacaaagTGGAatccagtaaagtggaatcccctgacatgtgacaccattttggaaactacacccctaaaggaatttatcaaggggtacagagagcatttttaacacccaggtgttgctataatttattatccataaatgaatacgcagctgattaTGAAAGTTGAAAATGACAATGTTTCCAGGGATACCTCATTTCAGttcgtaatatgttgtgcccgacttgcatcagagatgaacgctccaaaagctgttgtgtccGGTATACTCGCTTACCAGTTTTTTGGAGTGTGTTTCTGCTGATGCAGGCTGGGCACAACagatcgggcactgaaatggtgaaTTGGTTATTGACCACAAATGGGGCATCGCTGCActcaggagaaattgtgcaacaagatTGGCCACTTTATTCTCTggtaaaatgagaaaaaaatgacTAAAAAGTACATATAACTGTAAAAATTATCATGTTTTCTAATTGACGGCCAAATTCAGAGCCGTTCAGTGAAAAGTCTGAGGGTTCAAAATGGTCATATcacccctagatgaattccttagGGGCCTATtttccaaaacggggtcacttggggaagggggggggggggtgttttgcgctgttgtggtacttctagggctctgtaaatgcaacatggtgtctaaaaactatcctaatgaaattgctgcaccaaatccctaaaggtaagttcacacggaggaaagtggagcgcaatctggcacgtatacacgtgccggcagatgacgcgctcaaaatgcttccattcatttcaatgggagttaggatcatatacgccacgttattttgcgcaaaataatgcggcgtatacgctcctaactcccattgaaacgaatgggagcattttgagcgcgtcatctgccggcacgtgtatacgtgccagatcacgctcaacgttacatcgtgtgaacctaccctaagggtgcattcacactgagtaaacgctagcttattttgtagagtaaaattacacttgtaaattttgctatcccattgacttcaatgacattttacaggcgtatttttacaggcgtattttttacaggcgtattttttacaggcgtatttttacacttgtaaaaaaatatcattgaagtcaatgggatagcaaaatttacaagtgtaattttactctacaaaataagctagcgtttactcagtgtgaatgcacccttaaggtgcTTTTTAATTTCTGAGGACAGATATTGAGTCACGTagcacagaagggccacatatgggatatttctacagactgcagaatcagagtaataaatattatggtatgttttgctgttatcaATTCTATCGGTACTGTATGATGCGAGGAGTCTCTGCCTCCCCACAGGACTGTGATCATGTTCTCAGTATGGCACGGTAGTCCGATGGGAGGAAGAGACTTCTGGCAGCAGATGACTATGAGAGTCCCAAACATATGAAACATGGCTGGACCATGCGACCAACACACAGCCCCATCATGGTTGTGAGAAACCGGCCTTAAACCCCATCTGTACATCTTAGtgatatctccatctacctgatcttcTGGTGAGACTTCTTCCTCCTTACAAccctgtggtagaagaggactgggacatctctctggggttgtcctcttactggatctacctgtaggaaacacagacggGGCTGGATTCATTctctacatacaaataatggaagtccatgtgtatacagtcatgtctattacctggtgatgtgaggggctgctgatcctccatcatgacctccttgtaccgatccttgagtcctaaatactcccactcctccatggaaaaatagacagcgacatcctgacaccttataggaacctgacaacacaatgatacagtcatcaccagagccctccagttactgtataaagtcccagcattcccagcagtgtcacctctccagtcagcagctccagcatcttattggtgagttctaggatcttctgtgcattgatctcctcctgtatcagggggtgagggagAGGCCCCGGGATTGATGTAGGGTTTCTTCCACAATCTTcagacacaggagcctgacagcgcccactagaggtcttcttaaCTACTGTGTAGTCCTGTTCATGGAGAGAAATTAcagatcactacatacatgtccagagtccatctcCTCTACAGCCATGTctgtctgttattactatagataagtatgatgtaatgatgacatcatcagagtctctcacctctccagtaagctggtacagGATCTCTAGGGTGAGGTTGAATATGGCCTCCGCCACCTTGTCCCTGTCCATGTTCATCCTTTACAGTTCATCCGGGATCATTATCTTATAGGGTAGATGACATCAAAAGATAAgaatatattgtaggaacctaaaATGGGAAGAagataaaaaaatgttaaaaacaccAGAAAACTCTTGAAAAAAGTTATCATACTAGGCAACAGGTATGTTGGCACATTAAGAACATGTAGATGGGGACGTCCACTTTTGGGTAGAGTTGTTCTTGTAAGTTATGCCCTTCTTTGAGATTTGGACATGCTGAATTTGTCTGGATTGTTTCTGAAAATTTGGGGTGCTTTGTCCCTATAAATTCCCCTGATCTCTCGGTGTCCCTGTGATTAGGTTCCTAAAGATAAGCCAAAACCGGTCCTGAGAATCTGAACAACCATTATTCGTAAACAGTCCACGAATAGCGAAACGCTGCTAAAACACAATCCCAAAATGCTTGCTCTTAATAGATCTTTTGCTTGCCCTCATGCCTTGGTGTCTGTTCACACAGGGTATAGACCTGTTGGATTTTCCATGGGATTCACAGGTAGAAAAATACGGCAGCAACAAAGTGAATTAATTTTTACGAAATCTCACTCGCCTGCAGCGGAAATTGACCAGCGGTgcgattttttgggggggaggattTTCAACCGTGACAGATTTGTGTGTCTTGTGTTTCTTCTAGGCCTAGGGAAAAGCCGACGGCGcatgcacaagaaaatggccgcttgcacagtattgaggctggcaggcatgcacagttggctgctcgaggcctagaagtttgatgccAGCGCAGGAAGAAGACGCAAGGCAgacccgtttctgaagaagatggaaagttctctcgcagcattacgggacggccccagtgctgcaagagaactcatttgcatactgacgaaaacccgGACTATGTACCGAACGGCGACGcagagaggacatctaaaggtaggagaagaatagactttcttaaggctattcctacgcaacaggcagaaaaaattgagttttaatgagaggatccctttaatattgtggggacatataatgtacgagtgtctgtaggaggattatactgtgtgggggcacatggaaaaaaaaaaaaaaggataatgggcggggtcaacacagaagtgggtggagctaaatgtgcaTAATGTGCGgtgcattctgtccctctttctgtcctgtgAGGTCTGTCTACCCCTGCCAGTGACCGCGCAGACTGTGCAACTTACCCCGACCTGCTGAGCTGCATCTATGTGTGCACAGGACCTGCAATgatgtcatggtcatgtgaccaggcaCATACACAGGAGGAGGCGAGTGATCACATGATCAGCACTGTGTGCTATGTGCATGTAGTTGTGCGGAAGGTgtgaatgcagcagagctgtgtgtgcagtgtcTGTAGGGCTGAGCTGTGTCTTTgtaatgtgcatgtagcagagctgtgtgtgtaacatcCATGTAGCAGGGATGTATGTGTAATGTGAACatagcagagttgtgtgtgtaaAACCCATGTAACCCTTGAGTCTTCCCGGGGAATATTTTTCTTAGTTCTCCATAAGGTTTGCTTATTTGGGCATTAGATAAAGATGTCGCCGTGGATATCGCCCACTTGGGCTGTTCCTGCCGTCAGTCGGAGCTGTGGATACaggtgtatgttcacacacagcagatttgtcGTTGTTGTTTCTAAATAGgatttgcagaaatccatgtgaaTAACAAAAACTATTCAGGGGGAAGAAAAGGAAGCTGCTGGGTGTGAACAGGCTTCAACCCTTTACAGACGCAGGATAGTTTGGGGGTTACATCGATTTACTTTGTGTGCCAGAAATTCCCGTCATGTGCCCCATATTTGTCTCCTCAATAAGTGAGAGAGGATTTGGTTTTGCTTATGTTGTAGGGTTTTTGATACGTGAACAGAATATTTGGTCTGTACGGTCTACGAGTTTGTCTACATTTTATTGTGCCTAAAATTGTTTGTACAAAATTTGTCTCAGGGTGAAGCTCGACACGTTTAGTCGGAtagtcagaattttggagcttcgtACGACAGATTCATAAATATTTCTTACAATGTGAACGGGATTGATCGGGTAAGACAAAGAGAAATAGAAAAATGTGCCCCAATGTCCTCCAGCCATTGGCCGAGCCCCTCGTGGTGGAGGAGACACAAATATTTCCATTTTGATCAAGTCTTCAAAAGTTCTCAAATCTTCTACTTCAGTAAAAGCGACCGCCATGAATTAATATATAAATAAGGGGAAAGTTGTAAAAGCCACGAAAAGACGACAAAAACATTTTGAataattgtattttaatttttgttttttaaactggaAACAGAATTATGGGTAAAAGTTTTCCCATTTTCTTCACATTtcttctcctgtgtgaattctctcattcACACATATAAAATGCACTaggaaaaattttaaattttattaccatattcttatttttttcaattttgggCTTTCTCTTTTTAGGTATCTACTTTGTACCTACTCACCAAAGAAGTCCAAAATTGCACAAATAAGGATTAGAATGGAAAATTCTAATAAAGTTATTTTAAGCTGTGCACGTTTCTACTTGAACTTCTTTAGTCAGTTGGTACAATTGGTTGTTATTGACGCCTTTCTCTAACTtattgttacagttctgtgtctatacaaaaatatttttttttaaaactacagaacctcttagctgtagaacactacaacaAGGTccacagagccagaattagactgagaggtcagagccagaattagactgagaggtaagagccagaattcgactgagaggtcagagccagaattcgactgagaggccagagccagaattcgactgagaggccagagccagaattcgactgagaggccagagccagaattcgactgagaggtcagagccagaattcgactgagaggtcagagccagaattagacagaggccagagccagaattagactgagaggccagagccagaattcgactgagaggtcagagccagaattcgactgagaggtcagagccagaattcgactgagaggtcagagccagaattcgactgagaggtcagagccagaattcgactgagaggtcagagccagaattcgactgagaggtcagagccagaattcgactgagaggtcagagccagaattcgactgagaggtcagagccagaatcagtatgagagatcagagccagaatcagtatgagagatcagagccagaatcagtatgagagatcagagccagaatcagtatgagagatcagagccaaaattcgactgagaggtcagagccagaatacaactgagaggttagagccagaattcgactgagaggtcagagccagaattcgactgagaggtcagagccagaattcgactgagaggtcagagccagaatcagtatgagagatcagagccagaattagactgagaggtcagagccaggattcgactgagaggtcagagccagaatcagtatgagaggtcagagccagaatcagtatgagagatcagagccagaatcagtattagagatcagagccaaaattcgactgagaggtcagagccagaatacgactgagaggttagagccagaattcgactgagaagtcagagccagaattcgactgagaggtcagagccagaatcagtatgagagatcagagccagaatcagtatgagagatcagagccaaaattcgactgagaggtcagagccagaatacgacctagaggttagagacagaattcgactgagaggtcagagccaaaatcagtatgagagatcagagccagaataagtatgatagatcagagccagaatcagactgagaggtcagagccagaattagacagagatcagagccagaatcagtatgagaggtcagagccagaattagacagagatcagagccagaatcagtatgagaggtcagagccaaaattcgactgagaggtcagagccaaaactcgactgagaggtcagagccagaatcagtatgagagatcagagccagaattagactgagaggtcagaaccagaatcagtgtgagagatcagagccagaattagactgagaggtcagagccagaattagactgagaggtcagagccagaattagactgagaggtcagagccagaatcagtatgagggatcagagccagaattagactgagaggtcagaaccaaaattcgactgagaggtcagagccagaatcagtatgagagatcagagccagaataagtatgagagatcagagccagaattcgactgagaggtcagagccagaattcgactgagaggtcagagccagaataagtatgagaggtcagagccagaattagactgagaggtcagagccagaattcgactgagaggtcagagccagaattcgactgagaggtcagagccagaattcgactgagaggtcagagccagaatcagtatgagaggtcagagccagaatcagtatgagagatcagagccagaatcagtatgagaaatcagagccagaatcagtatgagagatcagagccagaatcagtatgagagatcagagccagaatcagtatgagagatcagagccaaaattcgactgagaggtcagagccagaatacaactgagaggttagagccagaattcgactgagaggtcagagccagaatcagtatgagagatcagagccagaattagactgagaggtcagagccaggattcgactgagaggtcagagccagaatcagtatgagaggtcagagccagaatcagtatgagagatcagagccagaatcagtatgagagatcagagccaaaattcgactgagaggtcagagccagaatacgactgagaggttagagccagaattcgactgagaagtcagagccagaattcgactgagaggtcagagccagaatcagtatgagagatcagagccagaatcagtatgagagatcagagccaaaattcgactgagaggtcagagccagaatacgacctagaggttagagccagaattcgactgagaggtcagagccaaaatcagtatgagagatcagagccagaataagtatgatagatcagagccagaatcagactgagaggtcagagccagaattagacagagatcagagccagaatcagtatgagaggtcagagccagaattagacagagatcagagccagaatcagtatgagaggtcagagccaaaattcgactgagaggtcagagccaaaactcgactgagaggtcagagccagaatcagtatgagagatcagagccagaattagactgagaggtcagaaccagaatcagtgtgagagatcagagccagaattagactgagaggtcagagccagaattagactgagaggtcagagccagaatcagtatgagggatcagagccagaattagactgagaggtcagagccagaattagactgagaggtcagagccagaatcagtatgagggatcagagccagaattagactgagaggtcagaaccaaaattcgactgagaggtcagagccagaatcagtatgagagatcagagccagaataagtatgagagatcagagccagaattcgactgagaggtcagagccagaattcgactgagaggtcagagccagaataagtatgagaggtcagagccagaattagactgagaggtcagagccagaattcgactgagaggtcagagccagaattcgactgagaggtcagagccagaattcgactgagaggtcagagccagaatcagtatgagaggtcagagccagaatcagtatgagagatcagagccagaatcagtatgagaaatcagagccaaaattcgactgagaggtcagagccagaatacgacctagaggttagagccagaattcgactgagaggtcagagccaaaatcagtatgagagatcagagccagaataagtatgatagatcagagccagaatcagactgagaggtcagagccagaattagacagagatcagagccagaatcagtatgagaggtcagagccagaattagacagagatcagagccagaatcagtatgagaggtcagagccaaaattcgactgagaggtcagagccaaaactcgactgagaggtcagagccagaatcagtatgagagatcagagccagaattagactgagaggtcagaaccagaatcagtgtgagagatcagagccagaattagactgagaggtcagagccagaattagactgagaggtcagagccagaatcagtatgagggatcagagccagaattagactgagaggtca is part of the Leptodactylus fuscus isolate aLepFus1 chromosome 3, aLepFus1.hap2, whole genome shotgun sequence genome and encodes:
- the LOC142197140 gene encoding uncharacterized protein LOC142197140, whose amino-acid sequence is MNMDRDKVAEAIFNLTLEILYQLTGEDYTVVKKTSSGRCQAPVSEDCGRNPTSIPGPLPHPLIQEEINAQKILELTNKMLELLTGEVPIRCQDVAVYFSMEEWEYLGLKDRYKEVMMEDQQPLTSPGRSSKRTTPERCPSPLLPQGCKEEEVSPEDQDIELNSNDLTNLVVKEESATDVSEDEECKDDVYTDFCHRSSEGQQISSDVKVEDCDFKQDPYVERNVTPEIPATSPHKDLPSDPPEKAQSSDSLKNIPQAKKTKKGSKNQKGHKGKKIFSCSECGKHLSNKTHLMEHLRCHTGEKPYSCSECGKHLSNKTHLMEHLRCHTGEKPYSCSECGKSFTLKSSLSSHSRNHTGERPYSCTECDKSFKQKIGLIRHQRTHTGEKPFRCSVCGKGFTMKMDLVTHERIHTGEKPFACSECGKTFTVQSHLVRHRRIHTGEKPFSCSQCGKGFIQKSVYVRHQQSHLNRVSCSICHEDFRLRADLVRHQRLLHRVEKVFSCPQCEKCFTVKSQLLEHERIHTGDKSYIYVQNVGNGLPASQILLDIRELSQGQSHFHVLNVGNVLP